Proteins encoded by one window of Halococcus salifodinae DSM 8989:
- a CDS encoding ABC transporter permease: MGEAGRGRVTTLRRWTGRLALPLGFALTLAVLLAIFYYPVGSVLVEAVVRGGRLTVAPLLDVLADPFYTGAAHSLFTDPAGVPAGVLAWVRAGFSPVEFGLFGFTAYQALLSTLASVVVGLPGAYLLARYEFRGRRALRSLTILPFVLPSIMVAVGFLAMFGQTGVLNDVLGWLGLGEVNLLFSLEAIVLAHAFYNAPLVTRLVTAAWETVDARRVETARALGASPLRAFRDVVAPQLLPALLTAALLTFVFTFLSFPIVLALGGLRLATVEVWLYARVQDLALAEAATLGAIETTLSLGLTYLYLRYEARQTSMRGGGASRPRQAFIQGWRTLRDPVRVGLGIYGIPVLILFVGPLASMILESVTGPNGGLTTAYYEFLVRQQAATGAGTVKPLPAITNSLTFGLGTLVLAVPMGIVVSVVAVRGGAGSRLAETIMTAPLAVSGVVVGLGLLQTLVFGTEILGHRIVVSGAVAVVAAHAVAAYPFVTRNVTPALSGLDSRLLDAARSLGASRFRVLVDIELPLIAAAVLAGSAFAFAISIGEFDTTVLLAEGVNSYTMPVALERYIGNRSLGPSLGPATAMGTVLLAVTAASFLVIERLGGRWEP, from the coding sequence GTGGGCGAGGCTGGTCGCGGGCGCGTGACGACGCTGCGGCGGTGGACCGGCCGGCTCGCCCTTCCTTTGGGATTCGCGCTGACGCTCGCGGTACTGCTCGCGATCTTCTACTACCCAGTTGGAAGCGTCCTCGTCGAGGCCGTGGTCCGCGGCGGCCGACTGACGGTCGCCCCGCTGCTCGACGTGCTCGCTGACCCCTTCTACACCGGGGCTGCCCATTCGCTGTTCACCGATCCTGCTGGCGTCCCGGCCGGCGTGCTCGCGTGGGTCCGAGCCGGATTCTCACCTGTGGAGTTCGGGCTGTTCGGGTTCACGGCCTACCAGGCGCTGCTCTCGACGCTGGCGAGCGTCGTCGTCGGCCTGCCGGGAGCGTATCTGCTCGCGCGCTACGAGTTCCGTGGCCGGCGCGCGCTCCGCTCGCTCACCATCCTTCCCTTCGTGCTCCCCTCGATCATGGTCGCGGTCGGTTTCCTGGCGATGTTCGGCCAGACGGGGGTACTCAACGACGTTCTCGGTTGGCTCGGACTCGGCGAAGTGAACCTGTTGTTCTCGCTCGAAGCGATCGTGCTCGCCCACGCCTTCTACAACGCGCCGCTCGTGACCCGGCTCGTGACCGCCGCGTGGGAGACCGTCGACGCGCGACGCGTCGAGACCGCGCGCGCGCTCGGCGCGTCGCCGCTGCGTGCGTTCCGGGACGTCGTCGCGCCACAGCTCCTGCCCGCCCTCCTGACCGCGGCGCTGCTCACGTTCGTTTTCACGTTCCTCTCGTTCCCGATCGTGCTCGCGCTCGGGGGGCTCCGGCTCGCGACCGTCGAGGTCTGGCTCTACGCCCGGGTTCAGGACCTCGCGCTCGCCGAGGCTGCGACGCTGGGGGCCATCGAAACCACCCTCTCGCTCGGGCTGACCTATCTCTACCTCCGATACGAGGCGCGCCAGACGAGTATGCGCGGCGGTGGGGCCTCCCGTCCGCGACAGGCGTTCATCCAGGGCTGGCGGACGCTCCGCGATCCCGTAAGGGTGGGGCTCGGGATCTACGGAATCCCCGTCTTGATCCTGTTCGTCGGCCCGCTCGCGAGCATGATTCTCGAAAGCGTGACCGGTCCCAATGGAGGGCTCACGACGGCGTACTACGAGTTCCTCGTCCGCCAGCAGGCCGCAACGGGGGCCGGAACGGTCAAACCGCTGCCCGCGATCACGAACTCGCTCACGTTCGGGCTCGGGACGCTCGTCCTCGCGGTCCCGATGGGGATCGTGGTTTCGGTGGTCGCGGTGCGAGGCGGGGCCGGCTCGCGGCTCGCGGAAACGATCATGACCGCCCCGCTCGCGGTCAGCGGCGTCGTCGTCGGGCTCGGGCTGCTCCAGACCCTGGTTTTCGGCACCGAAATACTCGGCCACCGGATCGTCGTGAGCGGCGCGGTCGCGGTCGTCGCCGCCCACGCCGTTGCGGCCTACCCGTTCGTGACTCGCAACGTCACGCCTGCGCTCTCCGGGCTCGATTCCCGGTTGCTCGATGCGGCCCGCTCGCTCGGTGCGAGCCGGTTCCGGGTGCTCGTGGACATCGAGCTACCCCTGATCGCTGCGGCCGTGCTCGCCGGCAGCGCGTTCGCGTTCGCCATCTCGATCGGCGAGTTCGATACCACAGTGTTACTCGCAGAAGGTGTGAACAGCTACACGATGCCGGTCGCGCTCGAACGCTACATCGGGAACCGCTCGCTCGGGCCGAGTCTCGGGCCGGCGACAGCGATGGGCACAGTGTTATTGGCCGTGACGGCCGCGAGCTTTCTGGTGATCGAACGCCTCGGCGGGCGGTGGGAGCCATGA
- a CDS encoding zinc-dependent alcohol dehydrogenase family protein — MEAAVFRDPGDVRIETTPDPEIEASTDAVVRITHTAICGSDLWFYRGQQDLPEGSPIGHEPMGVVEEVGSDVRHVEPGDRVLAPFSISCGECEFCRKGLYTSCVHDLSWGEDGGGAQGEKVRAPFADGTLVRVPDRYANDEDVLEALLPLTDVMGTGHHAAVSAGVGAGDTAVVVGDGAVGLCGVLAAQRLGAERIVAMGHHEDRLDIAREFGATDVISARGEEAIEEARELTAGGANHVLECVGAESSMETAAAVARPGGTIGYVGVPLGVESTGFLGTMFGKNVSLQGGVAPVRAYVDELMADVLQGTLDPSPIFTETVDLDGVPEGYRMMDEREAVKVMVKLD, encoded by the coding sequence ATGGAGGCAGCTGTCTTTCGCGATCCCGGCGACGTTCGTATCGAAACCACTCCCGACCCCGAAATCGAGGCGTCGACGGACGCCGTCGTCCGCATCACCCACACGGCGATCTGTGGATCCGACCTCTGGTTCTACCGGGGCCAACAAGATCTCCCCGAGGGGTCGCCCATCGGCCACGAACCGATGGGGGTCGTCGAGGAAGTGGGATCGGACGTCCGCCACGTCGAGCCGGGCGATCGGGTGCTCGCGCCGTTCTCGATCTCCTGTGGCGAGTGTGAGTTCTGCCGGAAAGGGCTCTACACGTCCTGCGTCCACGACCTGTCGTGGGGCGAAGACGGCGGGGGTGCACAGGGCGAAAAAGTCCGCGCGCCGTTCGCCGACGGAACGCTCGTCCGGGTTCCCGACCGATACGCGAACGACGAGGACGTGCTCGAAGCCCTCCTCCCGCTGACGGACGTGATGGGGACGGGTCACCACGCCGCGGTCAGTGCGGGCGTCGGCGCTGGCGACACTGCCGTGGTCGTCGGCGATGGCGCGGTCGGGCTCTGTGGCGTGCTCGCCGCACAGCGTCTCGGGGCGGAGCGGATCGTCGCGATGGGCCATCACGAGGATCGCCTCGACATCGCGCGTGAGTTCGGGGCGACCGACGTGATCTCGGCCCGCGGCGAGGAAGCGATCGAGGAAGCACGCGAACTCACGGCGGGCGGCGCAAACCACGTTCTCGAATGCGTCGGCGCGGAGTCCTCGATGGAGACCGCTGCCGCGGTCGCCCGTCCAGGCGGCACGATCGGCTACGTCGGCGTTCCCCTCGGTGTCGAGAGCACCGGCTTCCTCGGCACGATGTTCGGGAAGAACGTCTCGCTCCAGGGTGGCGTCGCGCCCGTTCGTGCGTATGTCGACGAGCTGATGGCCGACGTTCTCCAGGGAACGCTCGATCCGTCGCCGATCTTCACGGAAACCGTCGATCTCGACGGCGTCCCCGAGGGGTATCGGATGATGGACGAGCGGGAGGCGGTGAAAGTCATGGTGAAGCTCGACTGA
- a CDS encoding glutathione S-transferase family protein, with protein MNQLIDGEWVTDAYESTNDDGEFDRQETSFRDWIEPDPDAEFPAEAGRYHLYVSLACPWAHRTLVTRALRGLEDVISVDIVDPYRAEDGWQFTPEREGATPDMVNGFDYLREAYVAADPEVTGRVTVPVLWDTEQDTIVNNESAEIMRMLDTAFGEFANDATLYPDGHRDEIDETIDAVYEPINNGVYRAGFAGTQDAYENAVAELFDALDHWEDVLADQRYLCGDVLTEADICLFTTLIRFDDVYHTHFKCNVRKIAEYPNLWNYLKELYQLPGVAATVNMDHITEHYYETHTDLNPKRIVAVGPNHDFGAEHDRERLAGGPPQSVTARAADD; from the coding sequence GTGAATCAACTCATCGACGGCGAATGGGTGACGGACGCCTACGAGTCCACGAACGACGACGGCGAGTTCGACAGACAGGAGACGAGCTTCCGTGACTGGATCGAACCGGACCCGGACGCCGAGTTCCCTGCCGAGGCGGGGCGCTACCATCTCTACGTCTCGCTGGCCTGCCCGTGGGCCCACCGGACGCTCGTCACGCGCGCGCTGCGTGGACTGGAGGACGTCATTTCGGTCGATATCGTCGACCCCTACCGCGCCGAGGACGGCTGGCAGTTCACGCCCGAGCGCGAGGGCGCGACCCCCGACATGGTGAACGGGTTCGACTACCTCCGGGAGGCGTACGTCGCAGCCGATCCCGAGGTCACTGGCCGCGTGACGGTGCCCGTCCTCTGGGACACAGAGCAGGACACGATCGTCAACAACGAGTCCGCGGAGATCATGCGGATGCTCGACACCGCCTTCGGGGAGTTCGCGAACGACGCGACGCTCTACCCCGACGGCCACAGGGACGAGATCGACGAGACCATCGATGCGGTCTACGAGCCGATCAACAACGGCGTCTACCGCGCGGGCTTCGCGGGCACCCAGGACGCCTACGAGAACGCGGTCGCCGAACTGTTCGACGCGCTCGATCACTGGGAGGACGTGCTCGCCGATCAGCGCTATCTCTGTGGCGACGTGCTCACCGAGGCCGACATCTGTCTGTTCACCACGCTGATCCGGTTCGACGACGTGTATCATACGCATTTCAAGTGTAACGTCCGGAAGATCGCGGAGTACCCGAACCTCTGGAACTACCTGAAGGAGCTCTACCAGCTGCCTGGGGTGGCCGCAACGGTGAACATGGATCACATCACCGAGCACTACTACGAGACCCACACGGATCTGAATCCGAAACGGATCGTCGCGGTCGGGCCGAATCACGACTTCGGCGCGGAACACGACCGCGAGCGGCTGGCCGGGGGGCCGCCGCAGAGCGTGACCGCGAGAGCGGCGGACGACTGA
- a CDS encoding ABC transporter ATP-binding protein — protein MTRSESGVETTDNGADPGIALDGVSVTFGGVTALQDVSIAVGDGEFFTLVGPSGCGKTTTLRTIAGFETPAAGHVRIGGQQVDGMPPEERDVGIVFQNYALFPHMSVRENVAYGLRFRDPPGDVSSDERVDELLDLVDMAGMGERDPEALSGGQAQRIALARAIAPGPELLLLDEPLSALDARLRERLRVTVRDIQQDLGITTVYVTHDQAEALAISDRVAVVNGGRIEQVDTPERLYREPASRFVAEFVGDNNLFDGEVSATAPLRARVDGKEIRLPKTANVSTGDSVTLCVRPETIRLGGAERSESSESETTLTATVENSEFLGDAYRLHCTWNDRSILVKTEGRQPPDDTVELKFDTADVHLLQDS, from the coding sequence ATGACTCGATCCGAATCCGGCGTCGAAACGACCGACAACGGGGCGGATCCAGGGATCGCACTCGACGGCGTGAGCGTGACCTTCGGCGGCGTGACCGCGCTCCAGGACGTCTCGATCGCGGTCGGAGACGGCGAGTTCTTCACGTTGGTCGGGCCGTCGGGCTGCGGGAAAACCACGACCCTCCGCACGATCGCGGGGTTCGAGACGCCCGCCGCCGGGCACGTCCGGATCGGCGGCCAGCAAGTCGACGGCATGCCGCCCGAGGAGCGCGACGTCGGAATCGTCTTCCAGAATTACGCGCTCTTCCCCCACATGAGCGTGCGTGAGAACGTCGCGTACGGCCTCCGCTTTCGCGATCCGCCCGGTGACGTCAGTTCTGACGAGCGCGTCGACGAACTCCTCGATCTCGTCGACATGGCGGGGATGGGCGAGCGCGACCCGGAAGCACTATCGGGTGGCCAGGCTCAGCGGATCGCGCTCGCGCGGGCGATCGCCCCCGGTCCCGAACTCCTCCTGCTCGACGAACCGCTCTCGGCGCTCGACGCGCGCCTCCGCGAACGCCTCCGGGTGACCGTCCGCGATATTCAACAGGACCTCGGGATCACGACGGTGTACGTCACCCACGACCAGGCCGAAGCGCTCGCGATCAGCGATCGGGTCGCGGTGGTCAACGGCGGCCGGATCGAGCAGGTCGACACGCCCGAACGGCTCTATCGTGAGCCCGCTTCGCGGTTCGTCGCCGAGTTCGTCGGCGACAACAACCTCTTCGACGGCGAGGTGTCCGCAACCGCACCACTGCGCGCTCGCGTGGACGGCAAAGAGATTCGGCTCCCCAAGACCGCCAACGTGTCGACTGGAGACTCGGTAACGCTCTGTGTCCGTCCCGAGACGATCCGTCTCGGCGGGGCTGAGCGAAGCGAGTCGTCCGAAAGTGAGACGACGCTGACCGCGACCGTCGAGAACAGCGAGTTCCTCGGCGATGCCTACCGACTCCACTGTACGTGGAACGACCGGTCGATTCTGGTGAAGACCGAGGGCCGCCAGCCACCGGACGATACTGTAGAGTTGAAGTTCGACACGGCCGACGTTCACCTCCTGCAGGACAGCTAA
- a CDS encoding Hsp20/alpha crystallin family protein — protein sequence MRRDDRDDHDPFGDIFDEIERMMNDMVGGDVNIQTDTVGGSDPHVSVYEDEDRVRVVADLPGVDKESIDLTCDGQRLTIDATGDRRETTERVRLPVRVDERSANATYNNGILEVVFDRTDASADIDL from the coding sequence ATGAGACGGGACGACCGTGACGACCACGATCCTTTCGGGGATATCTTCGACGAGATCGAGCGGATGATGAACGACATGGTCGGCGGCGACGTGAACATCCAGACCGACACCGTTGGCGGCAGCGATCCCCACGTCAGCGTCTACGAAGACGAGGATCGCGTGCGCGTCGTCGCGGATCTCCCCGGCGTCGACAAGGAGTCGATCGATCTCACCTGCGACGGCCAACGGCTCACGATCGACGCCACCGGCGACCGCCGCGAGACCACCGAGCGTGTCCGCCTGCCCGTCCGCGTCGACGAACGCTCCGCGAACGCGACCTACAACAACGGCATCCTCGAAGTCGTCTTCGACCGGACCGACGCCTCCGCGGACATCGATCTCTAA
- a CDS encoding type II glyceraldehyde-3-phosphate dehydrogenase — translation MLRVGVNGYGTIGKRVADAVRAQPDMEVAGVAKTRPNFEAERAVAKDFPLYAAVEERADQFGEAGIDLAGMVEELIETADVMVDATPSGIGAENKSLYEEYDTPALYQGGEDAELVDTSFNARANFADAAGADHVRVVSCNTTGLSRLVAPIEEEYGIEKVRATLVRRGGDPAQSGRGPINDILPNPRTLPSHHGPDVKTIFPDLAIDTLGLKVPATLMHTHSINVTLESDATADAVRDLLRDESRLFVIPERFDIDGAGALKEFALDAGRPRGDLWENCIWGESITVEDSGASKTHRNGGGGAAGDDLYLFQAIHQESDVVPENVDAIRAVTGSADAAESVATTDDALDMGF, via the coding sequence ATGCTTCGAGTCGGGGTCAACGGCTACGGTACCATCGGCAAGCGCGTCGCGGACGCGGTCCGCGCCCAGCCGGATATGGAAGTCGCCGGCGTGGCGAAAACCCGTCCGAACTTCGAGGCCGAGCGTGCGGTCGCGAAGGACTTTCCGCTCTACGCCGCTGTCGAGGAGCGCGCCGATCAGTTCGGGGAGGCGGGGATCGATCTCGCCGGAATGGTCGAGGAGCTGATCGAGACGGCGGACGTGATGGTCGACGCCACACCGTCGGGAATCGGCGCGGAGAACAAGTCCCTCTACGAGGAGTACGACACGCCCGCGCTCTATCAGGGCGGCGAGGACGCCGAGCTCGTGGACACGAGCTTCAACGCGCGCGCGAACTTCGCCGACGCCGCCGGGGCCGACCACGTCCGCGTGGTCTCGTGTAACACCACCGGCCTCTCGCGCCTGGTCGCACCGATCGAAGAGGAGTACGGCATCGAGAAGGTCCGCGCGACGCTCGTCCGGCGCGGCGGCGATCCCGCCCAGAGCGGACGCGGCCCGATCAACGACATCCTGCCGAACCCGCGAACCCTGCCCTCCCACCACGGTCCCGACGTCAAGACGATCTTCCCCGACCTCGCGATCGATACCCTCGGTCTCAAGGTGCCGGCGACGCTGATGCACACCCACTCGATCAACGTCACGCTCGAATCCGACGCGACCGCCGACGCGGTCCGTGACCTCCTCCGTGACGAATCCCGGCTGTTCGTGATCCCCGAACGCTTCGATATCGACGGCGCGGGCGCACTGAAGGAGTTCGCGCTCGACGCCGGCCGGCCGCGGGGCGACCTCTGGGAGAACTGCATCTGGGGCGAGTCCATCACCGTAGAGGACAGCGGTGCGTCGAAGACGCACCGAAACGGAGGCGGCGGAGCCGCCGGAGACGATCTCTACCTGTTCCAGGCCATCCATCAGGAATCCGACGTCGTGCCCGAGAACGTCGACGCGATCCGCGCGGTCACGGGCTCCGCCGACGCCGCCGAAAGCGTCGCCACCACCGACGACGCACTCGACATGGGGTTCTGA
- a CDS encoding 50S ribosomal protein L16, translating to MSEKPASMYREISKPPYTRKEYITGIPGSKIAQHKMGDVRADPDDYPVQISLSVEEELQLRHGAMESSRLSANRHLLKNLGEGNYKMILRKFPHHVLRENKQATGAGADRVSDGMRQAFGKPVGTAARVGAGERIFTIWCDVDQADVAKEALRRAYNKIGSPCDVTVERGEELLVV from the coding sequence ATGTCCGAGAAACCTGCCTCGATGTATCGGGAGATCTCGAAGCCTCCCTACACCCGGAAGGAGTACATCACCGGAATCCCCGGCTCGAAGATCGCACAGCACAAGATGGGCGACGTTCGGGCCGATCCCGACGACTACCCCGTCCAGATCAGCCTCTCGGTCGAGGAGGAGCTCCAGCTCCGCCACGGCGCGATGGAGTCCTCGCGGCTGTCGGCCAACCGCCACCTCCTGAAGAACCTCGGCGAGGGCAACTACAAGATGATCCTCCGGAAGTTCCCCCACCACGTTCTCCGAGAGAACAAGCAGGCGACGGGCGCGGGCGCGGACCGTGTTTCCGATGGGATGCGCCAGGCGTTCGGCAAGCCCGTTGGCACCGCCGCGCGCGTCGGCGCGGGCGAGCGGATCTTCACCATCTGGTGTGACGTCGACCAGGCCGACGTCGCGAAGGAAGCACTCCGGCGTGCGTACAACAAGATCGGCTCGCCGTGTGACGTCACCGTCGAGCGCGGCGAGGAACTCCTCGTCGTCTGA
- a CDS encoding aminopeptidase, translating to MSQERERGEGEGALSTAAETAVNQCLALRPNESCVVVTDDKRRAIGEALYDAARDLTEDCVIACYSPGEQHGTEPPAPVAAAMRGTDVVLCPTTKSLSHTRARSRANEVGARVATLPGITEDVFRTGLDTDYREIEQCCEEIHDAVTDASEIRVTSPAGTDITFEPGDREWLEDTGIVHEPGAMSNLPAGEVFVSPETANGTYVVDGTMMPHGLLDRELEFEVEDGSVTEVSDDAIRDQIESAAEEVGEDAYNLAELGIGTNLAVTELVGSVLLDEKAAGTVHIAIGDDHGIGGDVEAPLHLDGILREPTVYADGEVVDLPTIEQ from the coding sequence ATGAGCCAGGAACGGGAACGTGGGGAGGGCGAGGGGGCGCTCTCGACCGCGGCCGAAACTGCGGTCAACCAGTGTCTCGCGCTCAGGCCGAACGAGTCGTGTGTGGTAGTGACCGACGACAAACGTCGCGCGATCGGGGAGGCGCTGTACGACGCCGCACGCGACCTGACCGAGGACTGCGTGATCGCGTGCTACTCGCCGGGCGAACAGCACGGGACCGAACCGCCAGCCCCCGTCGCGGCCGCCATGCGGGGGACCGATGTCGTGCTCTGTCCGACGACGAAGAGCTTGAGTCACACGCGGGCGCGCTCGCGTGCGAACGAGGTCGGCGCACGAGTCGCCACCCTTCCCGGGATCACCGAGGACGTGTTCCGAACGGGACTCGACACCGACTACCGCGAGATCGAGCAGTGCTGTGAGGAGATCCACGACGCGGTCACCGACGCGAGTGAGATCCGCGTGACGTCGCCGGCTGGCACCGACATCACGTTCGAACCAGGTGATCGCGAGTGGCTCGAAGACACCGGGATCGTCCACGAGCCCGGCGCGATGTCGAACCTTCCCGCCGGAGAAGTGTTCGTCAGCCCCGAAACCGCCAATGGAACGTACGTCGTCGACGGCACGATGATGCCCCACGGGCTGCTCGACCGCGAGCTGGAGTTCGAGGTCGAGGACGGCTCCGTGACCGAGGTGTCCGACGACGCGATCCGCGACCAGATCGAAAGCGCGGCCGAGGAGGTCGGCGAGGACGCGTACAACCTCGCCGAGCTCGGCATCGGGACCAACCTCGCGGTCACGGAGCTCGTGGGATCGGTCCTGCTCGACGAGAAGGCTGCCGGCACTGTCCACATCGCCATCGGCGACGATCACGGCATCGGCGGCGACGTTGAAGCGCCGCTCCACCTCGACGGGATCCTCCGCGAACCGACCGTTTATGCTGATGGGGAGGTCGTAGACCTCCCGACGATCGAACAGTAA
- a CDS encoding ATP-grasp domain-containing protein, whose product MLTLAVATREETFERMGDPLADRGIDARHVQCEERTTHLTDPPSEFDGFDVGFVHPSRIMEGGVADALLDVPWVNDREAILTSRNKADVIARLARAGVPVPDTVLVSNPVDDDELEDVFERFEPPVVVKPNSTTRGTGVVKVGDLDSFLGVADYLALVHDYQATGDRSFLVQEYVPDAKDYRAMCIDGEYVGAVERRLPDPARSVGRWKHNVHRGAEAEGVDLDDDLRDLAERTADELGIPWLGVDLLVTDDRTVVSETNARPTIDDKTKYEPGFYDDLAALIEDQV is encoded by the coding sequence ATGCTGACCCTCGCGGTCGCCACACGAGAGGAGACCTTCGAGCGGATGGGCGATCCGTTAGCCGATCGTGGGATCGACGCCCGGCACGTCCAGTGTGAGGAACGGACGACGCACCTCACCGATCCACCGAGCGAGTTCGACGGGTTCGACGTCGGATTCGTCCATCCCTCGCGGATCATGGAGGGCGGGGTCGCCGACGCGCTGCTCGACGTGCCGTGGGTCAACGACCGCGAGGCGATCCTGACCTCCCGAAACAAGGCCGACGTCATCGCGCGGCTGGCTCGCGCTGGCGTTCCAGTGCCCGACACGGTGCTGGTCTCGAACCCGGTCGACGACGACGAACTGGAGGACGTTTTCGAGCGGTTCGAGCCACCCGTCGTGGTGAAACCGAACTCCACGACGCGCGGGACAGGGGTCGTGAAGGTCGGTGATCTCGATTCCTTCCTCGGGGTCGCGGATTACCTCGCGCTGGTCCACGACTACCAGGCAACCGGCGATCGGTCCTTCCTCGTCCAAGAGTACGTCCCGGACGCGAAGGACTACCGCGCGATGTGCATCGACGGCGAGTACGTCGGCGCGGTCGAGCGGCGGCTGCCCGATCCGGCCCGGAGCGTAGGGCGGTGGAAGCACAACGTCCATCGCGGAGCTGAGGCTGAAGGGGTCGATCTCGACGACGATCTCCGCGATCTCGCCGAGCGCACTGCCGACGAACTGGGGATTCCGTGGCTCGGCGTCGATCTGCTCGTGACTGACGACCGCACGGTGGTCTCCGAAACCAACGCGAGGCCGACGATCGACGATAAGACGAAGTACGAACCCGGATTCTACGACGATCTCGCGGCGCTCATCGAGGATCAGGTGTGA
- a CDS encoding MATE family efflux transporter: MRADLIEAERARRTTDLAWPRILTGIARMSKNAVDIAMVGVAVGSVGIAGVGFASPFWGLAFAAGGGVAAGTIALVSQRYGAKRLGAIDQAVRSSAAVVVALTLPLIAIFWLFGADLVALLSNDAEAVALGATYLRIVAFGIPFAALNLIGSRVFLGVDDARTPMVLRSGGAVANAVINAILIFGLDLGVAGAALGTVFSNAIVTGIFAVGLVAGRLPGLGELTVQIDPRGSYLGDVREVVDIGTPVIGRNLVWTVAEFPMLAIVALFGPQVVAAYVIARRIWGLMNTPGWGFGLASSSLVGQALGSGHEETAEAYGREIVRFAVAVYIVSAVIVFVFAEPIVATFAGGGSETVISVAVSLVSAACVAIVLQGVSGAAAGPLDASGDTGWPFYSQALGIFGVAIPFAYLGATTSLGLYGLYLAFLAETTVPAVLNYYRFATDKWKQVSRQHRPDAPA; encoded by the coding sequence GTGCGTGCCGATCTCATCGAAGCGGAGCGGGCACGCCGGACGACCGATCTCGCGTGGCCGCGTATTCTCACTGGTATCGCGCGGATGTCGAAGAACGCGGTCGACATCGCGATGGTCGGCGTCGCGGTCGGCTCCGTTGGCATCGCTGGCGTGGGCTTCGCGAGTCCCTTCTGGGGGCTCGCGTTCGCCGCCGGCGGCGGGGTCGCCGCCGGGACGATCGCGCTGGTCTCCCAGCGCTACGGGGCCAAGCGCCTCGGTGCGATCGACCAGGCCGTGCGATCGAGCGCCGCCGTCGTGGTCGCGCTCACGCTGCCGCTCATCGCGATCTTCTGGCTTTTCGGGGCCGATCTCGTCGCTCTCCTGAGCAACGACGCCGAGGCGGTCGCGCTCGGCGCGACCTACCTCCGGATCGTCGCGTTCGGCATCCCCTTTGCGGCGCTCAATCTCATCGGCAGCCGGGTGTTCCTCGGCGTCGACGACGCCAGAACGCCGATGGTGCTCCGCTCCGGCGGCGCGGTCGCGAACGCCGTCATCAACGCGATCCTGATCTTCGGTCTCGACCTCGGCGTCGCTGGCGCAGCGCTCGGCACCGTGTTCTCGAACGCGATCGTGACGGGAATCTTCGCGGTCGGACTCGTCGCGGGACGACTGCCCGGTCTCGGCGAGCTCACAGTGCAGATCGACCCGCGAGGAAGCTACCTCGGCGACGTCCGCGAGGTCGTCGACATCGGGACGCCCGTGATCGGCCGGAACCTCGTCTGGACGGTCGCGGAGTTCCCGATGCTCGCGATCGTCGCGCTGTTCGGCCCACAGGTCGTGGCGGCGTACGTGATCGCGCGCCGGATCTGGGGGCTGATGAACACGCCCGGCTGGGGCTTCGGCCTCGCCTCCTCTAGCCTCGTTGGCCAGGCGCTCGGCAGCGGCCACGAGGAGACCGCAGAAGCGTACGGCCGCGAGATCGTTCGGTTCGCGGTCGCGGTTTACATCGTCTCGGCCGTGATCGTCTTCGTGTTCGCCGAGCCCATCGTCGCCACTTTCGCCGGTGGCGGCTCCGAGACCGTGATCTCGGTCGCGGTGTCGCTGGTCTCGGCGGCCTGCGTCGCGATCGTGCTTCAGGGCGTTTCGGGGGCCGCTGCCGGCCCGCTCGACGCGAGCGGGGACACCGGGTGGCCGTTCTACAGCCAGGCGCTCGGCATCTTCGGCGTCGCCATCCCCTTCGCCTACCTCGGCGCGACGACCTCGCTCGGGCTCTACGGGCTGTATCTCGCCTTCCTCGCCGAGACGACGGTGCCCGCGGTGCTCAACTACTACCGCTTCGCCACCGACAAGTGGAAGCAGGTCAGCCGACAACACCGCCCCGACGCGCCGGCGTAA
- a CDS encoding CBS domain-containing protein: MDDIFAGQLMTTDLYTVSPETLVEEVAGTMLDNEIGSVLVVDEDNQLLGIVTTTDYVGIVAESHPKAETTVERYMTTDVVTATPQDSIRDIADAMIEHGFHHVPVVSDPEGVIGMVTTSDLTGYISHVQTPSPA, from the coding sequence ATGGACGATATTTTCGCGGGCCAGCTCATGACGACTGATCTGTACACCGTCAGTCCGGAGACACTCGTCGAGGAGGTGGCGGGGACGATGCTCGACAACGAGATCGGCTCGGTTCTCGTGGTCGACGAGGACAACCAACTCCTGGGGATCGTCACCACCACCGACTACGTCGGGATCGTCGCCGAGAGCCACCCGAAGGCCGAGACCACGGTGGAGCGATACATGACCACCGACGTCGTGACGGCCACGCCCCAGGACTCGATTCGCGACATCGCGGACGCGATGATCGAACACGGGTTCCACCACGTGCCCGTCGTGAGCGACCCCGAGGGCGTCATCGGCATGGTGACGACGAGCGATCTCACGGGGTACATCTCGCACGTTCAGACGCCGAGCCCTGCGTAG